Proteins found in one Bremerella volcania genomic segment:
- the sdhB gene encoding succinate dehydrogenase iron-sulfur subunit has translation MIAHSQNKPKTFFVKILRQDGPGKPSYWQRFELGYEAELNVISVLQKIAAKAKTANGEKTTPVCWDCGCLEEVCGACTMVINGKVRQSCSALVDKLLEDSNEIELRPMTKFPVVRDLFVDRSRMFNALKKVKGWIPADGYYDLGPGPRQSRANQEMAYPLSECMTCGCCVEACPQYSKIELIPHSGESDADFEKRKLEAYSHGFVGPAAISQVVLFNLHPTGKMMAGERLDALTEEGGIQVCGNAQNCVAVCPKKIPLTMSIGKIGRDTTFNTLRKWFDRPASKH, from the coding sequence ATGATTGCCCATTCGCAGAATAAGCCGAAAACTTTCTTCGTCAAAATACTTCGCCAGGACGGTCCAGGGAAACCAAGTTATTGGCAGCGGTTCGAACTCGGTTACGAGGCCGAATTGAACGTGATCAGCGTGCTGCAGAAGATCGCCGCCAAGGCGAAGACTGCCAATGGCGAAAAAACCACGCCTGTTTGCTGGGACTGTGGCTGTTTGGAAGAGGTTTGCGGTGCCTGCACGATGGTGATCAACGGCAAAGTCCGCCAGTCGTGCTCCGCTCTGGTCGACAAACTTCTGGAAGACAGCAATGAGATCGAGCTTCGTCCGATGACCAAGTTCCCCGTTGTCAGAGACTTGTTCGTCGATCGAAGCCGGATGTTCAACGCCCTCAAGAAGGTTAAAGGTTGGATCCCGGCCGATGGTTACTATGACTTGGGGCCAGGTCCAAGACAGTCGCGTGCCAATCAGGAAATGGCTTATCCGCTGAGCGAGTGCATGACCTGCGGGTGCTGCGTGGAAGCTTGCCCACAATACTCGAAGATCGAACTAATTCCGCATTCCGGCGAATCGGACGCCGACTTCGAAAAGCGCAAGCTCGAGGCTTACAGCCATGGTTTCGTTGGTCCGGCGGCCATCAGTCAGGTCGTGCTGTTCAACTTGCACCCCACTGGAAAGATGATGGCCGGAGAACGTCTTGATGCATTGACCGAAGAAGGGGGCATTCAGGTTTGTGGCAACGCCCAGAATTGTGTAGCTGTCTGCCCAAAGAAGATTCCGCTGACGATGAGCATTGGCAAGATCGGACGTGATACAACCTTCAATACGCTCCGCAAGTGGTTTGATCGCCCTGCAAGCAAGCACTAA
- a CDS encoding DUF1559 domain-containing protein, translating to MSRKLNGFTLVELLVVIAIIGVLIALLLPAVQQAREAARRMSCTNNLKQLGLALHNHHDTYGKFPAGASNEEDSSSDETGGHWSARLLPFVEQTNLYEAITLTTDSANFAAGGGGVSGASLTSSNASHRNIAACETLVPGFRCPSAPIPEQIRDTSTDNWTVQNRVPASYLGNCSGTLTSDYQSGQGQAWWGKSAGADLNGVFQNFRPLRFADVTDGTSNTVAFGEAVPDPRNTGAREDSANGASAQKDHWIIGGDDADVPADWSEMFGTLGVGINLPKVDPGAAGFSEYEFGYSSQHPGGAMFCLTDGSVTFLAETSDAATRKAYGTRNGEEVVSN from the coding sequence ATGTCTCGAAAACTTAACGGATTCACCCTGGTCGAGTTGTTGGTCGTGATCGCCATCATCGGCGTATTGATCGCCCTGTTGCTGCCAGCTGTGCAACAAGCCCGCGAAGCCGCACGGCGCATGAGTTGTACAAACAACTTAAAGCAGCTTGGTTTGGCCCTGCACAATCATCACGACACCTACGGCAAGTTCCCTGCTGGTGCCAGCAACGAAGAAGACTCTTCCAGCGACGAAACCGGCGGTCACTGGAGTGCCCGCCTACTTCCGTTCGTCGAACAAACGAACCTCTATGAAGCGATTACTCTGACCACCGATTCTGCCAACTTTGCCGCCGGCGGTGGCGGTGTCAGCGGAGCTTCACTAACGAGCAGCAATGCAAGCCATCGCAATATCGCGGCATGTGAAACGCTGGTTCCTGGATTTCGTTGTCCGTCAGCACCGATTCCAGAACAAATTCGTGACACCTCGACCGACAACTGGACAGTACAAAACCGCGTTCCGGCCAGCTATCTAGGCAACTGTTCTGGCACGTTGACCTCCGACTATCAATCAGGTCAGGGGCAGGCATGGTGGGGCAAGTCGGCCGGAGCAGATTTGAATGGCGTCTTCCAAAATTTTCGTCCATTGCGTTTTGCCGACGTAACCGACGGCACTTCCAACACGGTCGCTTTTGGTGAGGCTGTGCCTGATCCTCGCAATACCGGGGCTCGTGAAGACAGCGCCAACGGAGCTTCTGCCCAGAAGGATCACTGGATCATCGGCGGCGACGATGCCGACGTGCCAGCCGACTGGTCGGAAATGTTCGGCACACTGGGCGTCGGAATCAATTTGCCTAAGGTCGATCCAGGTGCGGCAGGCTTCAGCGAATATGAGTTCGGCTACAGCAGTCAGCACCCCGGTGGAGCGATGTTCTGCCTAACCGATGGTTCCGTTACGTTTCTGGCCGAAACAAGCGATGCGGCCACGCGTAAGGCCTATGGCACTCGCAATGGCGAAGAAGTTGTTTCCAACTAA
- a CDS encoding succinate dehydrogenase cytochrome b558 subunit has translation MRRLHSLTGLIPIGAYMVVHLSVNASVFGSPRLFQRLVFHIHSLGPLLPLVEWSLIFLPIIFHAVYGLIITKDGNPNTQSYPYNSNFRYTMQRATGLIAFLFIAWHVFHMHGWIHASFWVNNIAHPLFGAQFSPYNAASSGAEAMQASIIVPILYGIGVLAATFHFTNGLFTFGITWGFWISAKAQEKAKMVANVLFVLLAVVGMTSIVGLYSMSQEKIAEVRKEEDKAYELLVETGDIVPNDHKHSKESKYYHAEESDDAAKAESKR, from the coding sequence TTGCGACGCCTGCATTCTTTGACCGGCCTGATTCCAATCGGTGCCTATATGGTGGTTCACCTCTCAGTGAATGCCAGCGTATTTGGCTCGCCGCGGCTGTTTCAGCGGTTGGTGTTTCACATCCATTCCCTGGGGCCGCTATTGCCATTGGTCGAGTGGTCGCTGATCTTTCTACCAATCATCTTCCATGCTGTTTATGGCTTGATCATCACGAAGGATGGCAATCCCAACACGCAAAGTTACCCATATAACAGCAACTTCCGTTACACAATGCAGCGGGCAACAGGGCTGATTGCGTTCCTGTTTATTGCCTGGCACGTGTTTCATATGCATGGCTGGATCCATGCCAGCTTCTGGGTGAATAACATTGCTCATCCGCTATTTGGGGCCCAGTTCTCGCCTTACAACGCAGCGAGTAGCGGGGCCGAAGCAATGCAGGCCTCGATCATCGTGCCAATCCTTTACGGGATTGGCGTGTTGGCGGCCACGTTCCACTTCACCAATGGTCTATTCACGTTCGGCATTACCTGGGGCTTCTGGATTAGTGCCAAAGCGCAAGAGAAGGCCAAGATGGTCGCCAACGTGCTGTTCGTTCTGCTGGCCGTCGTCGGGATGACTTCGATCGTAGGGCTTTACTCGATGAGTCAAGAGAAGATCGCAGAAGTCCGCAAGGAAGAAGACAAAGCCTACGAACTGCTGGTCGAAACGGGTGACATCGTGCCGAACGACCACAAGCATTCCAAAGAGTCGAAATACTACCACGCGGAAGAGTCGGACGACGCCGCCAAGGCCGAGTCGAAGCGTTAA
- a CDS encoding XylR family transcriptional regulator, with product MSTSLLGVPARRSVALVVQTATEWSREVLRGVADYAGEQGGWDCFIEPHGFWETLQLPRDWKGHGVIGRLTSPGLVRSIARRKIPCVNVSWARQHSRRYPNVVSDQRACGHMATQHFLDRGFRNIAYIGAAPHMPYGTEMEDAIREKTDADEAQLHVFAYDKEETDPREHGIRSNEHLLRQWLLELPKPVGVITWSAMVGRAVMTQCANATIEVPDDVAILCIEDDALMSALAPVELSSLDQGGRTVGYRAAELLDRMIQGEPAPEQPIEIPPRGVLARRSSDATGFQDEVVAEAIKYIRENAEQPIRIHDLEVALNVSRRVLENRFERFVGRSPAVILRRVRLERAAVLLRDTELAIPEIAYRCGFNHTESFIRSFKRTMGDVPSHFRRQNRQDNYLR from the coding sequence ATGTCTACCTCTTTATTAGGCGTGCCGGCCCGACGTTCCGTGGCGTTGGTGGTCCAGACGGCGACGGAGTGGAGTCGCGAAGTCCTGCGCGGGGTGGCTGACTATGCCGGCGAGCAAGGAGGCTGGGATTGCTTCATCGAGCCGCATGGATTTTGGGAAACCTTACAGTTGCCACGCGATTGGAAAGGGCATGGTGTTATAGGGCGACTCACAAGTCCGGGGCTGGTGCGAAGTATCGCGCGTCGCAAGATTCCATGCGTCAATGTCTCTTGGGCTCGGCAGCACTCCCGGCGTTATCCCAATGTTGTTTCTGATCAGAGGGCTTGCGGTCACATGGCTACCCAGCACTTTCTTGATCGAGGCTTCCGCAACATTGCCTACATTGGCGCTGCACCGCATATGCCTTACGGCACAGAGATGGAAGATGCCATACGCGAGAAGACCGACGCGGATGAAGCCCAACTTCACGTCTTCGCTTACGACAAGGAGGAAACGGACCCGCGCGAGCACGGTATTCGTTCCAATGAGCATCTGTTGCGTCAGTGGCTGCTTGAACTTCCCAAGCCGGTAGGGGTAATCACCTGGAGCGCGATGGTTGGAAGGGCTGTGATGACGCAGTGTGCGAATGCCACGATCGAAGTGCCAGACGACGTAGCGATCTTGTGCATCGAAGATGATGCGTTGATGTCGGCACTTGCTCCTGTGGAGTTATCGAGCCTCGATCAGGGTGGACGTACGGTAGGTTATCGAGCGGCCGAATTGTTAGACAGAATGATCCAAGGGGAACCGGCCCCTGAACAGCCGATCGAGATTCCTCCCCGTGGCGTACTTGCTCGACGATCGTCAGATGCGACGGGTTTTCAAGACGAGGTCGTCGCCGAAGCGATCAAGTATATTCGAGAAAACGCCGAGCAGCCGATTCGCATTCATGACCTGGAAGTTGCACTCAATGTTTCCAGGCGTGTGCTAGAAAACCGATTTGAACGTTTCGTCGGCCGCTCTCCGGCGGTGATTCTACGACGGGTTCGACTTGAACGCGCCGCCGTTTTGTTGCGCGATACCGAACTTGCGATCCCAGAGATCGCCTACCGATGTGGTTTTAACCACACCGAGTCTTTCATCCGAAGCTTCAAGCGAACCATGGGGGATGTGCCCAGTCATTTCCGGCGCCAAAATCGTCAAGATAACTACCTCCGCTAG
- a CDS encoding GPI-anchor transamidase: MLRLSLRPGLLLAGLLLFSLPLAAEDRFLTIGGGPVADGNQISLENNVLFFQRVLSQLGLEKAEHQILFADGSNPAVDLQYENVDRDPEDIHRLLAEIVGPGQGIKFDYRSSTIPGISGEATPESIEKTLADLSHRLNSDDRVIFYFTGHGGKDRTRPAPPPKANDKMKEEDAKSDDTKEEETDHKKEADKPAKKTRREPTYSGNVTHLWYRDKMTAKEWTEKLDELPPNVPFVAVMVQCYSGGFGNLIFKGGDPDKGLADHRRCGFFSTVPDRVAAGCTPNVDQAEYREYSSYFWEALSGVSRIGESIEKPDFDQDGVTTLLEAHAYTVLHADTIDIPTRTSDFFLREYSTLQGENDLATIHTPIDQLMAGADASEQAVIEGLSGRFEFSEVDRGKQVEEAIRDKKGTKRKVDGDVRRQLGEINGLKQKIRESLEKKWPVITNPWHPQTMVLLTEEPDYLRSNILEHEEYPSLKKATTKLEELRQEQEALELEIVKLERLKFWLERRARVLNLENTSDSDMIQRLHALVELESQSI, translated from the coding sequence ATGCTTCGCCTTTCTCTCCGCCCTGGCCTGTTACTTGCGGGACTTCTTCTATTCAGTCTGCCCCTTGCCGCGGAAGACCGTTTCCTGACGATCGGTGGTGGTCCCGTTGCAGATGGAAATCAGATCTCGCTGGAAAATAATGTTCTGTTTTTCCAGCGTGTTCTTTCTCAGTTAGGACTAGAAAAAGCGGAACATCAAATCTTGTTTGCAGATGGCTCGAATCCGGCCGTCGACCTGCAATATGAAAACGTTGATCGCGACCCGGAAGATATCCATCGACTTTTGGCCGAGATCGTCGGGCCAGGACAGGGGATTAAGTTCGATTATCGCTCCAGCACCATCCCCGGTATCAGCGGCGAGGCAACGCCGGAAAGCATCGAGAAAACACTAGCCGATCTTTCGCATCGCCTGAACTCGGATGACCGAGTCATCTTCTACTTCACAGGACACGGCGGAAAGGACCGTACCAGACCCGCACCGCCGCCAAAAGCCAACGACAAGATGAAAGAGGAAGACGCCAAGTCGGACGACACCAAAGAGGAAGAAACCGATCATAAGAAAGAAGCCGATAAGCCAGCAAAAAAAACTCGCAGGGAACCAACGTATAGTGGAAACGTCACGCATCTCTGGTATCGCGATAAGATGACGGCTAAGGAGTGGACCGAGAAATTAGACGAATTGCCACCCAATGTCCCGTTCGTGGCCGTGATGGTTCAATGCTACAGCGGTGGCTTCGGCAATCTAATCTTTAAGGGGGGCGATCCAGACAAAGGATTAGCCGACCATCGACGCTGCGGCTTCTTTTCGACGGTGCCTGACCGAGTTGCCGCTGGCTGTACGCCAAACGTCGATCAGGCCGAGTATCGCGAATACTCTTCCTATTTCTGGGAAGCCTTGAGTGGTGTCTCCCGAATTGGTGAATCGATCGAGAAGCCCGACTTCGACCAAGACGGTGTCACCACACTTCTGGAAGCGCACGCTTATACTGTACTTCACGCCGACACAATCGACATTCCGACACGCACTTCCGACTTCTTTCTTCGTGAGTACTCAACTCTCCAGGGGGAAAATGACCTTGCCACGATTCACACGCCAATCGATCAACTGATGGCCGGGGCTGACGCCAGCGAGCAAGCGGTGATTGAGGGCCTCAGCGGGCGATTTGAGTTTTCCGAAGTCGACCGAGGCAAACAGGTCGAAGAAGCGATTCGAGATAAGAAGGGCACGAAGCGAAAGGTTGACGGAGACGTTCGTCGTCAACTTGGGGAAATCAATGGATTGAAGCAGAAAATCCGCGAGTCGTTGGAAAAGAAGTGGCCCGTGATCACCAACCCGTGGCATCCTCAAACGATGGTACTGCTGACAGAAGAGCCTGACTACTTGCGATCCAATATCCTCGAGCACGAGGAGTACCCATCGCTGAAGAAAGCAACCACCAAGCTAGAAGAGCTTCGCCAGGAACAGGAAGCCCTGGAACTCGAAATCGTCAAACTGGAACGCCTCAAGTTCTGGCTCGAGCGCCGCGCCCGAGTACTAAACCTGGAAAACACGTCTGACAGCGACATGATTCAAAGGCTACACGCCTTGGTGGAGCTTGAGTCGCAATCGATTTAG
- a CDS encoding response regulator, giving the protein MLITDDDRAFRETMAEVFARRGFEPILAANGDEAIHVAQGTTVHVALFDFHMPERTGLESISACRSLGINIPYILLTGGLDQAIATQAESVEVFSLLEKPVSIQIVTGVVKDAMASHYPWYEAGR; this is encoded by the coding sequence ATGCTAATCACTGACGACGATCGCGCTTTTCGCGAGACGATGGCGGAGGTGTTCGCACGTCGTGGGTTTGAGCCCATCTTGGCAGCTAACGGCGACGAGGCAATTCACGTAGCCCAGGGGACAACGGTTCATGTCGCACTATTCGATTTCCACATGCCTGAGCGAACGGGACTGGAATCGATTTCGGCTTGTCGCAGCCTGGGAATCAACATTCCCTACATTCTTCTGACCGGCGGCCTCGACCAAGCCATTGCCACCCAGGCCGAAAGCGTAGAAGTCTTCTCACTGCTCGAGAAGCCTGTCAGTATTCAGATCGTTACCGGCGTGGTCAAGGATGCGATGGCGAGCCATTACCCCTGGTACGAAGCAGGGCGATAA
- the sdhA gene encoding succinate dehydrogenase flavoprotein subunit codes for MAEKRVLVVGGGLAGLAATMKLAELGIKVDLMSLTPVKRSHSVCAQGGINSVNDATRQLGDDEYKHFDDTVYGGDFLNHQPPVYEMAMWAPKVIDLMDRLGVPFNRTTEGFIDRRRFGGTLYKRTAFAGATTGQQLLYALDEQVRRWEVEGLVKKYEMWDFLGPVLNDDGTCVGAVAQDLYSMEIRSFKADAVVVATGGCGLIYGRSTMSMTCNGSAASRCVQAGAKYGNGECIQVHPTAIPGADKLRLMSESARGEGGRVWVPRTPHDSRAPKDIPESERYYFLEERYPEYGNLVPRDIATREIFDVCVNDGLSVEADRQCVYLDLTHIEASELNRKLGGILDIYRKFQGVDPCYTPMRIFPAVHYSMGGLWTNYKKKESGGLVAGSPINQQTNIPNLYAIGEVDYHYHGANRLGANSLLSCIFSGLFLAPGLETLLGSMTPGTSAADQPASLYEAAVKKHQDRQDTLLKQKGDENPYLIHQELGNMMTNIATVVRQNSQLKEGIGKLADLKERAWKCALSDTGNWSNQNVLFTKALQDMFPIAEAILKGALQRDECRGAHYKPEFELPGLTATDPAEHRRQAEEWCDKFEANVEKFLKSTIATYDGRDVNISYEEVDTSIEPPRPRLYGLVGAEQISEVWKERKAKKKAAAQGDPAAAAS; via the coding sequence ATGGCAGAGAAGCGAGTTCTAGTTGTCGGTGGTGGATTGGCCGGTCTGGCAGCCACCATGAAGCTGGCCGAGTTGGGCATCAAAGTCGATTTGATGAGCCTCACGCCGGTCAAACGCTCGCACAGTGTGTGTGCTCAGGGGGGCATTAACAGCGTCAACGACGCCACACGCCAACTGGGTGACGACGAGTATAAACACTTTGACGATACCGTCTACGGTGGTGACTTTCTGAACCACCAGCCACCGGTCTACGAGATGGCGATGTGGGCACCCAAGGTGATCGACTTGATGGATCGTCTGGGAGTTCCCTTCAATCGAACCACCGAAGGTTTCATCGACCGTCGTCGTTTCGGTGGAACACTTTACAAGCGAACGGCTTTCGCCGGGGCCACTACCGGTCAGCAGCTTCTCTACGCACTCGATGAACAGGTTCGCCGCTGGGAAGTGGAAGGCCTGGTCAAGAAGTACGAAATGTGGGACTTCCTCGGACCAGTCCTGAATGACGACGGAACATGCGTTGGGGCAGTTGCCCAAGACCTTTACAGCATGGAGATCCGCTCCTTCAAGGCGGATGCTGTCGTCGTCGCGACCGGTGGTTGTGGTTTGATCTACGGCCGCAGCACAATGAGCATGACCTGTAACGGTTCGGCGGCCAGTCGCTGCGTGCAAGCCGGTGCCAAGTATGGCAACGGCGAATGCATTCAGGTGCATCCGACCGCCATCCCAGGTGCCGACAAACTCCGCCTGATGAGCGAATCGGCTCGTGGTGAAGGGGGGCGTGTTTGGGTGCCGAGAACCCCTCATGATTCTCGCGCTCCGAAAGACATTCCTGAATCGGAACGCTACTACTTCCTGGAAGAACGCTACCCGGAATACGGCAACCTGGTTCCACGTGACATTGCTACGCGTGAAATCTTCGACGTCTGTGTGAACGACGGACTGAGCGTTGAGGCCGATCGACAGTGCGTTTACCTCGACCTGACCCACATCGAAGCGAGTGAACTCAATCGTAAGCTCGGCGGTATTCTCGACATCTACCGCAAATTCCAAGGTGTCGACCCGTGCTATACGCCGATGCGTATTTTCCCTGCGGTTCACTACAGCATGGGCGGCTTGTGGACTAACTACAAGAAGAAGGAAAGCGGCGGTTTGGTGGCTGGTTCGCCAATCAATCAGCAGACGAACATCCCGAATCTGTACGCCATCGGCGAAGTCGACTACCACTATCACGGCGCAAACCGCCTGGGTGCGAACTCGTTGTTGTCCTGTATCTTCTCAGGGCTGTTCCTGGCACCCGGCTTAGAGACCTTGCTCGGAAGCATGACCCCGGGGACGTCGGCTGCCGATCAACCCGCTTCGCTGTACGAAGCGGCTGTGAAGAAACACCAGGACCGCCAAGATACCTTGCTCAAGCAGAAGGGAGATGAAAACCCTTACTTGATTCATCAGGAACTGGGCAACATGATGACGAACATCGCCACGGTGGTGCGTCAAAACTCGCAGCTCAAGGAAGGCATCGGAAAGCTGGCCGACTTGAAGGAGCGAGCTTGGAAGTGTGCGCTGAGCGATACTGGCAACTGGTCGAATCAGAACGTGCTCTTCACTAAGGCGCTGCAAGACATGTTCCCGATCGCCGAAGCAATCCTCAAAGGCGCCTTGCAGCGTGACGAATGTCGCGGTGCTCACTACAAGCCTGAATTCGAGTTGCCGGGCCTCACGGCCACCGATCCTGCTGAACATCGCCGTCAGGCTGAAGAGTGGTGCGACAAGTTTGAAGCAAACGTCGAGAAGTTCCTCAAGAGCACCATCGCCACCTACGATGGCAGAGACGTCAACATCAGCTACGAAGAAGTCGATACCAGCATCGAGCCGCCACGGCCTCGCCTATATGGCCTCGTCGGAGCGGAACAGATCAGCGAAGTTTGGAAGGAACGGAAAGCTAAGAAGAAGGCAGCAGCCCAAGGTGATCCTGCCGCTGCTGCTAGCTAG
- a CDS encoding SDR family NAD(P)-dependent oxidoreductase: protein MTDDTNSLRFDGKVALITGASDRGIGGAIVERLSKEGASIVVANRHEPKRVLKRLERQGTPFLYQDCDVTSDEQIAALKTAAQHKFGKVDYLINNAGIELCQNLEDYAEGQWQQLLDINLTGAIRMTRAFLPLLPSPGGVVLNVASALGLGGCVGFSVYSASKAGLNGFTQSLAWELGPKKIRVVAVAPGIVTTPMAMRFAEECETREEVEQLRQDIEACHPLGVGVPHDVANAVAFLVSEEASWITGVTLPLGWAPHYDLPMHRYV, encoded by the coding sequence ATGACAGATGATACCAACTCTCTAAGATTCGATGGCAAGGTTGCTCTGATTACCGGGGCCAGCGATCGTGGTATCGGCGGAGCAATTGTCGAGCGTCTGTCGAAAGAAGGGGCCTCGATCGTTGTTGCTAATCGGCACGAGCCTAAACGTGTTCTCAAACGGCTCGAGCGACAAGGTACGCCATTTCTCTATCAAGACTGCGACGTCACCAGCGACGAGCAAATTGCCGCATTGAAGACTGCGGCCCAGCATAAGTTCGGCAAGGTCGACTACCTGATCAATAACGCGGGCATCGAGCTTTGCCAGAACCTGGAAGACTATGCCGAAGGTCAGTGGCAACAGCTGCTTGACATCAATCTGACGGGCGCGATTCGCATGACCCGCGCTTTTCTTCCGCTGCTGCCATCGCCAGGCGGCGTCGTGTTGAATGTGGCCTCTGCTCTGGGGCTGGGCGGGTGCGTTGGCTTCTCGGTCTATAGTGCCAGTAAAGCCGGCCTCAATGGTTTTACTCAATCATTGGCATGGGAACTGGGGCCGAAGAAGATCCGCGTGGTTGCCGTTGCCCCAGGCATCGTCACCACGCCAATGGCCATGCGTTTCGCCGAAGAATGTGAAACTCGCGAGGAAGTCGAACAACTACGTCAGGATATTGAGGCTTGCCACCCGCTTGGGGTTGGTGTGCCTCACGATGTGGCCAACGCGGTCGCGTTTCTCGTTTCGGAAGAAGCCAGTTGGATCACCGGCGTCACGCTACCACTGGGTTGGGCGCCGCACTATGACCTGCCGATGCATCGGTACGTTTAG
- the ftsH gene encoding ATP-dependent zinc metalloprotease FtsH — protein MDSNDESPKRRGDKGNSGNLWYILVAGAVVFLVAMYLLQSGSEELAQPDLEKLIASIDEKPAEGVVPGVTVKRKDSDGKVSSIRYSNLRNVEIGSSSVTAVVDRYNMDSKDPSKAKTEGQKIVTYLVRSENAAGKIQSMLDEADFTDYKAAGPPNFFEIYGGPLLMIGLGIAFCYFMIRRIGGTGSAIAFGRSRGKLHMQDDLNISFDDVAGIEEAVDEVKEIVDFLRSPEKYQELGGRIPKGVLLVGPPGTGKTLLAKAIAGEAGVSFFSMSGSDFVEMFVGVGAARVRDLFQQAAAKSPCIIFIDELDALGKARGGGIVGGHDEREQTLNALLVEMDGFEANAGIIIIAATNRPEMLDPALLRPGRFDRQVLVDRPDAGGREDILRVHVRSVKLDDTVNLKSVAAITTGFSGADLANLVNEAALLAARKGKAAVGMEEFDEGVERVTAGLEKKQRVMHEDEKLRVAYHESGHALVAYCLPNTDPVHKVSIIPRGLAALGYTMQRPTEDRFLMTQSELESRIQVLLAGTLAEEMVYEEISTGAQNDLERATEIARSMVTDYGMSRLGRVNFRASGRSAFIPEQSEERARSHSEETYREIDLEIKRIIDELLKRTKEMMEDRRAALVALTERLMELEVVDAEELKRVIEETSDGPRIVPGTEVKRHGTPKEINSDDIPPAGAVDQGS, from the coding sequence ATGGATAGTAACGACGAATCTCCCAAACGGCGGGGTGATAAAGGAAACTCTGGCAATCTGTGGTACATCTTGGTGGCCGGGGCGGTGGTATTCCTGGTCGCGATGTACTTGCTGCAGTCGGGATCGGAAGAACTCGCTCAGCCCGACCTGGAGAAGCTGATTGCTTCGATTGACGAGAAGCCGGCGGAAGGTGTCGTACCTGGCGTAACGGTCAAGCGGAAGGACAGCGACGGCAAAGTTTCCAGTATCCGCTACTCAAATTTGCGAAATGTTGAAATTGGTTCCAGCTCAGTTACCGCTGTTGTGGATCGTTACAACATGGACAGCAAAGATCCGAGTAAAGCGAAGACCGAAGGCCAGAAGATTGTGACCTACCTGGTTCGTAGCGAAAATGCGGCCGGCAAGATTCAGTCGATGCTCGACGAGGCGGACTTTACCGACTACAAGGCAGCTGGTCCCCCTAACTTCTTCGAAATCTATGGCGGTCCGCTGTTGATGATTGGTTTGGGGATTGCATTCTGCTACTTCATGATTCGCAGGATCGGCGGGACTGGCAGTGCCATTGCATTCGGTCGCAGTCGCGGCAAGCTGCATATGCAAGACGATTTGAACATTAGCTTCGACGACGTCGCTGGCATCGAAGAAGCCGTGGACGAAGTGAAGGAAATTGTCGACTTCCTCCGTTCGCCTGAAAAATATCAGGAACTGGGCGGCCGTATTCCCAAAGGCGTACTTCTGGTCGGCCCTCCCGGAACGGGGAAAACGCTACTTGCCAAGGCGATCGCCGGTGAGGCAGGCGTCTCATTCTTCAGCATGAGCGGTAGTGACTTCGTCGAAATGTTTGTCGGTGTCGGTGCGGCCCGCGTTCGCGACCTATTCCAGCAAGCCGCAGCGAAAAGCCCCTGTATCATCTTCATTGATGAACTCGACGCCCTGGGTAAGGCCCGAGGCGGCGGAATTGTTGGCGGGCATGATGAACGAGAGCAAACACTTAACGCGCTGCTGGTCGAGATGGACGGCTTCGAAGCGAATGCCGGGATTATCATCATCGCGGCAACCAACCGTCCGGAAATGCTGGACCCTGCCCTGCTCCGCCCCGGACGCTTTGATCGCCAGGTACTGGTCGACCGGCCTGACGCAGGCGGTCGCGAAGATATTCTCCGGGTTCACGTCCGTAGCGTGAAATTGGATGATACGGTCAATTTGAAAAGCGTTGCTGCGATCACCACCGGTTTCTCCGGTGCCGATCTGGCGAATCTCGTCAACGAAGCTGCCCTGCTTGCGGCTCGTAAGGGCAAAGCGGCCGTCGGCATGGAAGAATTCGACGAAGGGGTTGAACGCGTCACGGCCGGTCTCGAGAAGAAACAACGCGTGATGCACGAAGACGAAAAGCTTCGTGTAGCCTATCACGAGAGCGGCCACGCATTGGTGGCTTATTGTCTGCCAAACACCGATCCAGTGCATAAGGTCTCGATCATTCCTCGCGGCCTGGCGGCCCTTGGTTATACGATGCAACGGCCGACGGAAGATCGCTTTCTGATGACGCAAAGCGAACTGGAAAGCCGCATTCAGGTGCTGCTTGCCGGAACCCTTGCCGAAGAGATGGTCTACGAAGAGATCTCGACTGGTGCTCAAAACGACCTGGAACGAGCTACCGAAATCGCTCGCAGCATGGTGACCGACTACGGCATGAGCCGCTTGGGGAGGGTCAATTTCCGCGCCAGCGGACGTTCGGCCTTCATCCCCGAACAATCGGAAGAACGAGCCCGATCTCACAGCGAAGAAACCTATCGCGAGATCGACCTGGAAATCAAACGCATCATCGACGAACTCCTGAAACGCACCAAGGAGATGATGGAAGACCGCCGAGCTGCCCTGGTTGCCCTGACGGAACGCTTGATGGAGCTTGAGGTGGTTGATGCCGAAGAACTGAAACGAGTCATCGAAGAAACCTCGGACGGACCAAGAATTGTGCCCGGCACCGAGGTCAAGCGGCACGGAACGCCTAAAGAGATTAACTCGGACGATATCCCGCCAGCGGGAGCCGTTGACCAGGGGAGCTAG